One region of Mucilaginibacter gotjawali genomic DNA includes:
- a CDS encoding AbiH family protein, which yields MRTLYFIGNGFDVYHGLNTRYQAFAYFLQAIFCGERNSFTLPGVKRDINKIIIKIGRQFRVFECGLS from the coding sequence ATGCGCACACTTTATTTTATCGGAAACGGCTTTGACGTATACCACGGACTGAATACTCGTTACCAGGCTTTCGCTTATTTCCTCCAGGCTATATTTTGTGGAGAAAGGAATTCCTTCACCCTTCCCGGCGTCAAGCGAGACATTAATAAAATTATCATTAAAATAGGCCGCCAGTTCCGGGTTTTTGAATGTGGTCTTTCGTAA
- a CDS encoding ComEC/Rec2 family competence protein, with protein sequence MDIQINMLNVGDADAIIVHLVKSKTEQLVILIDGGHPTDGERIGELLDELLKKTDKKGPDLVICTHYDADHIGGLQYIAEKYQTLIGEFWIHEHELIKPAAELAEQVLQLRKRMKDNPAHILNAEEHAAVTDMKDVEDLVLESYPQMVKLVDYLKIHHINKFQPFAGSTLQSWEDEIKVLGPTIPFYDKCVPKIKHSAKDLIKEEAAAMLILEKTNPVDKDPCEMLGNTGKTVTYINQISIILQILVEGKKYIFTGDASLESFRAIPDYETALADIYWLKVPHHGSPNNSSPDMFNIMKPTYADISGGTQYLKPEVPGCLKAKGTKVRSTLEAQADLQFPY encoded by the coding sequence ATGGATATACAAATCAATATGCTGAATGTCGGGGATGCCGATGCGATTATCGTGCACCTGGTCAAAAGTAAAACAGAGCAACTCGTTATCTTAATTGACGGCGGTCATCCCACTGACGGTGAACGTATCGGCGAGTTGCTCGATGAACTCTTAAAAAAAACGGACAAAAAGGGTCCAGATTTGGTCATTTGCACTCATTACGACGCCGATCATATCGGCGGTCTGCAATATATCGCCGAGAAATATCAAACATTGATCGGTGAATTCTGGATACACGAACATGAACTCATTAAACCCGCCGCGGAACTTGCCGAACAAGTCTTACAGCTCCGGAAAAGAATGAAGGATAATCCCGCCCATATTCTCAATGCGGAAGAGCATGCAGCAGTTACCGACATGAAAGATGTAGAAGACCTGGTACTGGAAAGCTACCCGCAAATGGTCAAACTGGTCGATTACCTGAAAATCCATCATATCAATAAATTTCAACCTTTTGCGGGTAGCACACTTCAAAGTTGGGAAGATGAGATCAAAGTACTCGGGCCTACCATACCATTTTACGATAAATGCGTTCCGAAGATCAAGCATTCCGCTAAAGATTTAATCAAAGAAGAAGCCGCCGCTATGCTTATTCTTGAGAAAACAAACCCAGTGGATAAGGACCCTTGCGAAATGTTGGGCAATACAGGTAAAACGGTAACCTACATTAACCAAATCAGCATTATACTGCAGATCTTAGTCGAAGGAAAAAAATACATCTTTACCGGAGACGCCAGCTTGGAATCTTTCAGAGCTATACCTGATTATGAAACCGCGCTTGCTGATATTTACTGGCTCAAAGTTCCCCATCATGGTAGCCCCAACAACAGCAGCCCTGATATGTTCAATATCATGAAACCTACCTATGCAGACATCTCCGGCGGAACGCAATATCTTAAACCCGAAGTCCCCGGTTGCCTTAAAGCCAAAGGCACCAAAGTCCGTTCTACCCTCGAAGCCCAGGCCGACCTCCAGTTTCCATATTAA
- a CDS encoding phosphorylase family protein — protein MPSTKDLGRSIIDFDPEQPHLHLEAFALTDIALTSTNLLPGNVPWPAGKIPTPEPLIPVPGESDDLLKFQGYDAVVVTWTSAEAAALAAMFTPGYPVSSWYEYRHNVADYIPLVTGAKAPFNDNSANMSRYYHSMGLYFPCKIGSKKVLLFKSGLHFCYDGPAFPVKKLMAELCAIVKPKVFITTGTGGAIGADVLLGDVVIAPKVRFDCTKQYAHEPFKDQAYATTALPLGCLAAITPALTQVNATRVTGGRAVPKMWTDNGSLIVTTDIFAFDDSTDAYHLQGLGRACDMGDAMVAAALETFPDVKFYAIRNASDPQIPNPDNNLSEAGNRAGDIYKKYGGLTTAASIIATWAVIITS, from the coding sequence ATGCCTTCGACTAAAGACCTTGGCCGCTCGATCATAGACTTTGATCCCGAACAGCCGCATTTGCATTTGGAAGCGTTCGCGCTGACCGATATTGCTTTAACCAGCACCAATCTTTTACCGGGTAATGTCCCTTGGCCGGCGGGGAAGATACCGACGCCCGAGCCGTTGATACCGGTTCCCGGCGAAAGCGATGACCTGTTAAAATTTCAGGGCTATGATGCCGTCGTGGTGACCTGGACAAGCGCGGAAGCCGCGGCGCTGGCGGCGATGTTCACGCCGGGCTACCCGGTTTCCTCCTGGTATGAATACCGGCACAACGTCGCTGATTATATTCCCCTGGTGACTGGTGCTAAAGCGCCGTTTAACGATAATAGCGCAAATATGTCGCGGTATTATCATTCCATGGGTCTTTATTTTCCCTGCAAGATCGGGTCGAAAAAAGTATTACTTTTCAAGTCTGGCTTGCATTTTTGCTATGATGGCCCGGCCTTCCCTGTAAAAAAGTTAATGGCTGAATTGTGCGCTATAGTTAAACCAAAAGTTTTTATTACGACAGGTACCGGCGGCGCTATCGGTGCGGATGTGCTGTTGGGCGATGTCGTGATCGCGCCAAAGGTCCGCTTCGATTGTACAAAACAATATGCCCATGAGCCTTTCAAAGACCAGGCCTATGCCACAACGGCCTTACCGCTTGGTTGTTTGGCCGCAATCACGCCCGCACTCACCCAGGTCAATGCCACCCGGGTGACCGGCGGCCGGGCGGTGCCGAAAATGTGGACCGACAATGGGTCCCTGATCGTCACCACGGATATTTTTGCTTTCGATGACAGTACCGATGCCTACCACCTCCAAGGTCTGGGCCGTGCCTGCGACATGGGCGACGCCATGGTTGCGGCGGCATTGGAAACTTTCCCTGATGTCAAGTTCTATGCCATCCGCAACGCATCCGACCCGCAAATACCCAATCCCGATAACAACCTCAGCGAAGCCGGAAACCGGGCCGGCGATATCTACAAAAAATACGGCGGCCTCACTACAGCCGCAAGTATCATTGCCACTTGGGCAGTAATTATTACTTCTTAA
- a CDS encoding tyrosine-type recombinase/integrase, translating to MVLSEKYNQANVPTVNKCCWLAGIKASFTFIHFTAILTMLIFKEAMTEFFNHCRFEKNLSAKTLKFYTIDLLQFSAFLERQGFPSVVAAIDKTHLKDYLRELSGWKPKTIKRKVATLKALFNYLEFEDHIVANPLRKLRIKIKEPALLPKALNAAESNDLLKKSMRLCCRRTKTSTAIWKPCGILW from the coding sequence ATGGTTCTAAGTGAAAAATATAATCAAGCTAACGTACCTACTGTAAATAAATGTTGCTGGTTGGCGGGGATTAAGGCATCTTTCACCTTTATTCACTTTACAGCGATACTAACTATGCTTATTTTTAAAGAGGCGATGACGGAGTTTTTTAATCATTGCCGGTTCGAGAAGAACTTGTCGGCCAAGACACTAAAATTTTATACGATCGATCTGTTGCAGTTCAGCGCATTTTTGGAACGGCAGGGTTTTCCGTCGGTAGTGGCGGCGATCGATAAGACGCATTTGAAGGACTACCTGCGGGAGCTTTCGGGCTGGAAGCCGAAGACGATCAAGCGGAAGGTGGCCACTTTGAAGGCCCTGTTCAATTACCTGGAGTTTGAAGACCATATTGTGGCGAACCCGCTCCGGAAACTGCGGATCAAGATCAAGGAGCCGGCCTTATTGCCCAAAGCGCTGAATGCCGCCGAGTCGAATGACCTGCTGAAAAAGTCTATGCGGCTTTGTTGCCGGAGGACAAAAACAAGTACGGCTATTTGGAAGCCTTGCGGAATATTGTGGTGA
- a CDS encoding tyrosine-type recombinase/integrase, translated as MEALRNIVVIELLFSTGARVSEIANLRRSALDLQSGTVTIHGKGGKQRMIQLCNPDALFTLDTYCTLFAGRIAANGGYLLVNRLGNKLSDQSIRILVGNLAEMAKIGKKVTPHVLRHTFATLLLENDVDIKYIQSLLGHSSIMTTQIYTQVNLEKQKKILAEKHPRMRFAMAMQ; from the coding sequence TTGGAAGCCTTGCGGAATATTGTGGTGATCGAGCTGCTGTTTTCGACCGGGGCGCGGGTATCCGAGATCGCCAACCTGCGGCGCAGCGCCCTTGACCTGCAGTCGGGCACGGTGACGATTCATGGCAAAGGCGGGAAACAACGCATGATCCAGCTTTGCAACCCGGACGCACTGTTTACCCTGGATACCTATTGTACGCTCTTCGCCGGCCGGATCGCCGCCAACGGCGGTTATCTCCTGGTCAACCGCCTGGGTAACAAGCTCTCCGACCAGTCGATCCGTATCCTCGTCGGCAATCTTGCGGAAATGGCCAAAATCGGCAAAAAAGTCACCCCGCATGTCCTCCGCCATACCTTTGCCACCCTTCTGCTGGAAAACGATGTCGACATTAAATACATCCAGTCCCTGCTCGGCCACAGCTCGATCATGACCACCCAGATATATACCCAGGTCAACCTCGAAAAACAAAAAAAGATCCTCGCCGAGAAACACCCTAGAATGCGGTTCGCGATGGCCATGCAATGA
- a CDS encoding glycosyltransferase family 2 protein produces the protein MEYSIIIPYHSNETYLQLCLNTLVKTIPESVEIIVVVNNNQGSPPSYLEDKRFRALISPQSLGYSKAINFGAEAALGKYLIFSDADTVYLDADWFDNLTAFYHSDDQIGIASSKLIDPDSNRIIDFGMGLSRYNNIHPFKDRPVDFKPALSARQVQMACSANLIIERELFSDLGKLDTDLVNFYQDNDLCLRVKEIGKECWVVANSVVYHRGGSASINRSPYRADIKGYYAAKNFHRMTIDGEVYFDINFQSLEAALRKKVSLGKYLLIDLSTVADGDWFQQVISKYLAIYLTYEFKYSERDVRHIPLLDVLGINIIQTTVPVIYFVDRYIALKANALWMRLRDCAADLVIDRNMNIVPFCEIDHA, from the coding sequence ATGGAGTATTCAATAATCATACCGTACCATAGTAATGAGACTTACCTGCAGCTTTGTCTTAACACCCTTGTAAAAACCATCCCCGAGTCGGTGGAGATTATCGTTGTTGTCAATAATAACCAGGGCTCACCTCCAAGCTATCTGGAAGATAAGCGGTTTAGGGCGTTGATATCGCCGCAAAGCCTTGGTTATTCAAAAGCAATCAACTTTGGGGCAGAGGCTGCCTTGGGAAAATACTTGATTTTTAGCGATGCCGATACGGTGTATCTTGACGCAGACTGGTTTGATAACTTAACGGCTTTTTATCACTCGGACGACCAGATAGGCATTGCCAGCTCCAAGCTCATCGACCCCGATTCGAACAGGATCATTGATTTTGGGATGGGCTTATCCCGATATAACAATATTCACCCTTTTAAAGATCGCCCAGTTGATTTTAAACCAGCGTTGAGTGCCCGGCAAGTGCAGATGGCCTGCTCTGCAAATCTTATTATTGAAAGGGAGTTGTTCTCTGATCTTGGCAAACTCGATACTGATCTGGTCAACTTTTACCAGGATAATGATCTTTGTCTCAGGGTTAAGGAGATAGGCAAGGAGTGCTGGGTAGTCGCGAATTCCGTCGTTTATCATCGGGGGGGATCGGCCAGTATCAATCGGTCGCCCTATCGTGCGGATATCAAAGGCTATTATGCCGCAAAAAACTTTCATCGCATGACGATTGATGGTGAGGTTTATTTTGACATCAATTTCCAGTCTCTGGAAGCTGCTCTGCGAAAAAAAGTCAGCTTAGGCAAATACTTGCTGATAGATCTCTCAACGGTAGCTGATGGTGATTGGTTCCAACAAGTCATCAGCAAATATCTCGCAATATATTTGACCTACGAGTTCAAATATAGCGAAAGAGATGTACGCCACATCCCACTTCTTGATGTGCTTGGTATCAACATCATCCAAACGACGGTACCAGTCATCTATTTCGTAGACCGTTACATTGCGCTAAAAGCAAATGCATTATGGATGCGGCTAAGGGACTGTGCTGCGGACCTGGTAATCGACCGCAACATGAATATTGTGCCATTTTGTGAAATTGATCATGCTTAA
- a CDS encoding adenylate kinase family protein, which translates to MIMLNADIFLVRGAPGVGKSTLTAGLKKLFPRGVTIEVGPFLKMINAFQDGDKKQYSDSLELISDLALRYLEKDYRPVFIVGPLKALRVQHLRERLPAEVNFKLISLYAGNEDIDRRIDGRVIGFKDKNVAHVVNSDIMDRILPDDIRFDTTNKNADQVFQEIKEYLTAKFSR; encoded by the coding sequence TTGATCATGCTTAATGCGGACATCTTTTTAGTGAGGGGTGCACCCGGAGTTGGGAAGTCTACATTGACCGCAGGCCTAAAAAAACTGTTTCCACGGGGAGTGACCATTGAAGTTGGGCCATTTCTAAAGATGATCAATGCTTTTCAAGACGGGGATAAAAAACAGTACAGTGATAGCCTTGAGCTCATCAGCGATCTTGCATTGAGATACCTCGAAAAAGATTACCGGCCGGTTTTTATTGTTGGCCCATTGAAGGCACTACGCGTTCAGCACCTCAGGGAAAGATTGCCAGCCGAAGTTAATTTTAAGCTTATTTCACTTTATGCCGGAAATGAAGATATTGATCGCAGAATTGATGGCAGAGTAATTGGGTTCAAAGATAAAAACGTCGCACATGTTGTTAACAGTGATATTATGGATAGGATACTGCCCGATGACATCCGTTTTGATACTACGAACAAAAATGCCGATCAGGTGTTTCAGGAGATAAAGGAATACCTAACCGCAAAATTTAGCCGATAA
- a CDS encoding ATP-binding protein, protein MERLTIEYWRRFIKTDGKFDGVSFENLINELLPVLGLNLAGTKRSWDRARDFEDKRDKIWAECKIYLDNISIRIISPTLVMAIIDKPNKIYFFSYSRLNDNAIRHLSQFQEAANIPIFVFDDLLLEALILRNAVVVETFFPEYLVSNADAGDMIDIRTGFSKDPDIEYYHEELEDPQHKELSLNSTFAIDLFIRNLNITAPTKAMVKLEWSADDLAFLLLNKSIRNHENRLDVQLELGSLFFYRYYFKTLKSGVQVLPRFNFEMNGQVRPIELNPPRVDVSPVMKMNLIGKQYLELLLEFKTVIQARHQPVFFTIHGESGIGKSRLLKEFTDALFEEEFGIIKFNGEGIDAYRFREFIRSVISKVYKLPIVLVEDAVPTANELIYQLLYASEFDINDNIEKIIDILLEGLNRRKFAILIDNLQNFDDTTINFMDGLIARCEGNALRLVIVCCFNTNFLYSETQSFRLFDKLSIKGQTDQSVYRTHEITGFNDADFDLFIDNSIKPAEDVLDTPFSVKYPQTTSFFKSKVLNRPLFIEQTLRYLEQEEAIERRYDKFFVKSIDRFHDVLNHEFPKDLFGLLSRRWTFFVSRLQSNAVSLFKQVDQTIKFLCYFNIIKFAHAISYGITPESIRLLETHGFISVDERGALSFQHHQLFLFFKSKINAPTFDDYTQYHAFLISHNLTKNYFFQYFILAEKLQLLTGDTVLEATLKVQGEYVYSDYLIEFVYLLFEKLVQGDFAEQVDKKAVTLFLKLAKIVQVYEGMEQRRLLLKEAINECLVRPERFSDFGMDYCNLFHGYANACITVHKDQEAMTLLERFIAGVYENIAFNKEQDKKYALGKMQNRLCVVYKALGQENESLQYGYSSLNIALAIGNRDLEVRNYIDLANVFGRKLLLKPETIELWEKAAALYHDHCEELKHQRDMVQLYEAQANLFAGNYQKGLSQLKDGVNYCEAHFSRFFEVKYLLLQIVGTITLTERKELEINHLFTLVHQAKDLAIRYRINRSYWKTLFIEGRLYVLQNTHEFYVENAAECFLQTLDQFINVIKSPGIELYNTAVFEFMALFFRSEAHGALSDAFFQNAKKLISPEIRLRMEEFHDLQPSALLRYISAIEPRLMYNDGKYDFPVIG, encoded by the coding sequence ATGGAGCGTCTGACAATTGAATATTGGAGGAGATTTATCAAAACCGATGGAAAATTTGATGGCGTTAGTTTTGAAAACCTGATAAATGAGTTATTACCTGTATTGGGGCTAAATTTAGCAGGTACGAAACGGAGCTGGGATAGGGCCCGGGATTTTGAAGATAAGCGTGACAAAATATGGGCGGAATGCAAAATTTATCTGGATAATATATCTATACGGATCATTTCGCCAACATTGGTCATGGCCATCATAGACAAACCCAATAAAATATATTTCTTTTCTTATTCCAGGTTAAATGATAACGCCATAAGACACCTCTCCCAGTTCCAGGAAGCTGCGAATATCCCAATTTTTGTTTTCGATGATCTCTTGCTTGAAGCCTTGATATTGAGAAATGCCGTGGTGGTCGAGACCTTTTTTCCTGAATACCTCGTTTCAAACGCGGACGCGGGGGATATGATCGATATCCGCACAGGTTTTTCAAAAGACCCCGATATCGAGTACTATCACGAGGAATTGGAAGATCCGCAACATAAGGAATTATCGCTAAACTCAACATTTGCGATCGACCTTTTTATCAGAAATCTAAACATTACTGCGCCAACTAAAGCGATGGTTAAGCTGGAATGGTCAGCGGATGATCTGGCATTTCTGCTGCTAAATAAAAGCATCCGGAATCATGAAAACAGGTTGGATGTACAACTTGAACTCGGTAGTCTGTTTTTTTACAGATACTATTTTAAGACTTTAAAAAGCGGCGTTCAGGTTTTACCGCGGTTTAATTTTGAGATGAACGGTCAGGTCCGCCCGATTGAGTTGAACCCGCCAAGGGTAGATGTGTCCCCGGTCATGAAAATGAATCTAATCGGCAAACAGTACCTGGAATTGTTGCTGGAGTTTAAAACGGTTATCCAGGCGAGGCACCAGCCGGTTTTTTTCACTATCCATGGTGAAAGCGGTATCGGTAAATCAAGACTGCTGAAAGAATTTACCGACGCCTTATTCGAAGAAGAATTCGGTATTATCAAATTCAATGGTGAGGGCATTGATGCCTATCGCTTCCGGGAGTTTATAAGAAGTGTTATTTCGAAGGTTTATAAACTCCCCATTGTCCTGGTCGAGGATGCTGTACCGACCGCCAACGAACTGATCTATCAGTTGCTTTACGCCAGTGAATTTGACATCAACGACAATATCGAAAAAATCATTGATATTTTGTTAGAGGGTTTGAACCGGCGTAAGTTTGCCATTCTGATTGACAATCTTCAGAATTTTGACGACACCACGATCAACTTTATGGATGGATTGATCGCACGTTGCGAGGGAAATGCGCTCCGTCTGGTGATCGTTTGCTGTTTCAATACCAATTTTCTATATAGTGAAACCCAAAGCTTCCGCTTATTCGATAAACTAAGTATAAAAGGGCAAACGGATCAGTCAGTGTACCGAACCCATGAAATAACAGGATTTAACGACGCGGATTTTGACCTGTTTATCGACAACAGCATCAAACCGGCCGAGGATGTTTTAGACACACCATTTTCTGTCAAATATCCGCAGACCACGTCTTTTTTTAAAAGCAAGGTACTAAACAGACCGCTTTTTATTGAACAAACGCTCAGGTACCTCGAACAGGAGGAAGCTATAGAAAGGCGATATGATAAGTTCTTTGTCAAATCGATCGACCGGTTTCATGATGTACTCAACCATGAATTCCCCAAGGATCTTTTCGGTTTATTGTCCAGGCGCTGGACGTTTTTTGTGTCAAGGCTACAATCAAATGCTGTTTCACTTTTTAAACAGGTGGACCAAACGATCAAGTTTCTTTGCTATTTTAATATCATCAAATTTGCGCATGCGATAAGTTATGGCATCACCCCTGAAAGCATCCGGTTGCTTGAAACGCATGGTTTTATTTCCGTAGACGAAAGAGGCGCGCTTTCGTTTCAACACCATCAATTATTCTTATTCTTCAAATCAAAGATCAATGCCCCGACTTTCGATGATTATACCCAGTATCATGCTTTCTTAATTTCCCATAACCTTACAAAAAATTATTTCTTCCAGTATTTTATCCTGGCAGAAAAGCTTCAACTGTTAACCGGTGATACGGTCTTGGAAGCTACGCTGAAAGTGCAAGGTGAATATGTATACAGCGACTACCTGATCGAGTTCGTTTATTTGTTATTTGAAAAACTGGTTCAGGGGGATTTCGCCGAACAGGTGGATAAAAAAGCGGTCACTTTGTTTTTAAAGCTCGCTAAGATCGTTCAGGTATATGAGGGTATGGAACAAAGGCGGCTCCTGCTGAAAGAGGCGATAAACGAATGTTTGGTCCGCCCGGAACGGTTTTCCGACTTCGGGATGGACTATTGTAATTTGTTTCATGGTTATGCAAATGCCTGCATTACTGTCCATAAAGACCAAGAGGCGATGACTCTGTTGGAAAGGTTTATCGCTGGTGTTTACGAAAACATTGCTTTCAACAAAGAACAAGACAAAAAATATGCGCTAGGAAAAATGCAAAATAGGCTTTGTGTCGTCTACAAGGCTTTGGGGCAAGAAAATGAATCGTTGCAATATGGGTATTCCTCTCTAAACATTGCTTTAGCCATTGGGAACAGGGACCTGGAAGTCCGGAATTACATCGATCTGGCCAACGTGTTTGGCAGGAAATTGTTGTTGAAACCGGAAACCATTGAGCTCTGGGAAAAGGCGGCAGCATTGTACCACGATCACTGTGAAGAGCTTAAACATCAGCGCGATATGGTTCAGCTATATGAGGCGCAGGCTAATTTATTCGCGGGCAATTATCAGAAAGGTTTATCTCAATTGAAAGACGGGGTTAATTACTGTGAGGCGCATTTTTCCAGGTTTTTTGAAGTAAAATATTTGTTGCTCCAAATCGTGGGGACGATCACCCTTACAGAGCGAAAGGAATTAGAAATTAATCATTTGTTCACTTTGGTTCACCAAGCGAAAGATTTGGCGATCAGGTACCGCATCAACCGGAGTTATTGGAAGACCTTATTTATAGAAGGCCGTCTTTATGTGCTGCAAAACACGCATGAATTCTATGTGGAAAATGCCGCCGAATGCTTTTTGCAGACTTTAGATCAGTTCATTAATGTGATTAAATCACCCGGAATAGAGTTATACAACACCGCGGTTTTTGAATTTATGGCTTTATTTTTTCGCAGCGAAGCGCATGGGGCCTTGAGTGATGCTTTTTTCCAAAATGCGAAGAAATTAATCAGTCCGGAGATACGCTTACGGATGGAAGAGTTTCATGATTTACAACCGTCGGCCTTGTTAAGATACATTAGCGCCATTGAACCAAGACTGATGTATAATGATGGCAAATACGACTTCCCGGTTATCGGCTAA
- a CDS encoding DNA/RNA non-specific endonuclease: MNDYYRILSELPSTNYDEVVAYLRKELSVYLTEHYESQFENADVRHFNDNVNRNYMLYFDCTDDYSTDIYSRAARVVFIFAKAVLNPSKRNAYRLSQYAGSFKGIPQLEGYDKGHFVAHCNDGQLDQNIYPQLKELNRGLSAQGKLFRSMERYCQNNPGVFYFIRPIYSDLTCIPDKIDFGIFTKQCGLLLNRFDNRTIDIESPQSMFNFDNSIKDN, from the coding sequence GTGAATGACTATTACCGCATCCTATCCGAACTACCAAGCACAAACTATGATGAGGTAGTTGCGTACTTACGTAAAGAGTTATCTGTCTACTTGACTGAGCATTACGAATCTCAGTTCGAGAATGCCGATGTGCGGCATTTTAATGATAATGTTAACCGAAACTACATGCTTTACTTTGACTGTACAGACGATTACAGCACTGACATTTATAGCAGAGCGGCTCGCGTGGTTTTTATTTTTGCTAAAGCCGTGTTGAATCCTTCAAAAAGAAACGCTTATAGATTGAGCCAGTATGCTGGTTCTTTTAAAGGAATACCGCAGCTTGAGGGGTACGATAAGGGACATTTCGTCGCGCATTGTAACGATGGGCAGTTAGATCAAAATATTTATCCCCAATTAAAAGAGCTCAATAGAGGTCTTTCGGCCCAGGGCAAATTGTTTCGTTCGATGGAACGCTACTGTCAAAACAATCCAGGCGTATTTTATTTCATCAGGCCTATCTATTCTGACTTAACTTGCATACCTGATAAAATCGATTTTGGAATATTTACGAAACAATGCGGGCTCCTGTTAAATCGGTTCGACAATCGTACTATAGATATCGAATCTCCACAGTCAATGTTTAATTTTGATAATTCAATAAAGGATAACTGA
- a CDS encoding UbiA prenyltransferase family protein, which yields MFFSIIKLIRFEKSFLTAFSIFLPAWQKTKDINLSLAYAIPIFTIVASGFIINDINDIERDFVNNPNRVLPKKLITTEFAITIYYFLLLTTLVIIKFLYRWATYSYSCFIWC from the coding sequence ATGTTCTTCTCAATAATAAAACTGATCCGTTTTGAGAAATCATTTTTGACTGCGTTTTCAATTTTCCTACCTGCATGGCAAAAGACAAAAGATATCAACCTGAGTTTAGCATACGCTATTCCAATTTTCACTATTGTTGCTTCAGGGTTTATCATCAATGACATTAATGACATTGAGCGGGACTTTGTAAATAACCCGAATAGAGTGCTGCCAAAAAAATTGATCACAACAGAATTTGCAATAACTATCTATTATTTTTTACTGTTAACCACTTTGGTCATTATTAAATTTTTATACCGTTGGGCTACGTATTCGTATTCATGCTTTATCTGGTGTTAA
- a CDS encoding DNA/RNA non-specific endonuclease encodes MRRVLLLCCLTHLVVLSAGAQKPDVDSLYARHPITKSAFCADCYEWHNGYYGAIADVRLHQPVITFYIYTRAKKAAQEALGYKRTNFLAEWHVVTGMPDEADVYANANKQINKPRQPEELQKGHCQPWILLAWCLEACVLSDTYTFNAGMEYRGQNTGTQEASEDFSRDLLNKTDGVSIWCGTFGNLHIWADKKDKVTDTMPAYYWKLIEAGGQTYCWLMPNQPSEKYDLLSSRTISFNDLAAKLGYNPKSILHSL; translated from the coding sequence ATGAGAAGAGTTTTACTGCTGTGTTGTCTTACCCATTTAGTTGTTTTGAGTGCGGGCGCGCAAAAGCCGGACGTAGATAGTCTGTATGCGAGGCACCCGATTACCAAATCTGCGTTTTGTGCGGATTGTTACGAATGGCATAACGGGTACTACGGTGCAATAGCCGATGTCCGCCTGCACCAACCGGTGATCACTTTCTATATTTATACCCGTGCAAAAAAAGCGGCACAGGAGGCTTTGGGGTATAAACGGACGAATTTCTTAGCGGAATGGCATGTGGTAACGGGTATGCCGGATGAGGCAGATGTTTATGCGAATGCCAATAAGCAAATCAATAAGCCCCGACAACCGGAAGAACTGCAAAAAGGGCATTGCCAGCCATGGATTCTGTTGGCCTGGTGCCTGGAGGCGTGTGTGCTTTCAGATACATATACATTTAATGCGGGGATGGAGTACCGGGGCCAGAATACGGGCACGCAGGAAGCAAGCGAGGATTTCAGCCGGGATTTACTAAACAAGACAGACGGCGTCAGCATATGGTGTGGTACTTTCGGGAACCTGCATATCTGGGCGGATAAAAAGGACAAGGTGACGGATACGATGCCGGCTTATTATTGGAAACTTATTGAAGCGGGCGGCCAGACATATTGCTGGCTAATGCCGAATCAGCCTTCGGAAAAATATGATTTATTATCGTCGAGAACGATCAGCTTTAATGACTTGGCGGCGAAGCTGGGGTATAACCCGAAGTCAATTTTGCATTCGTTATAA